The following coding sequences are from one Devosia yakushimensis window:
- the tyrS gene encoding tyrosine--tRNA ligase, which produces MTKFKSDFLRVLDERGFIHQISDPEGLDALALKGPISGYVGYDATATSIHIGNLITVTMLYWLQETGHKAISLMGGGTSMVGDPSFRDDQRKLLTVEQIETNIASIKKVYGNILNYEGSNPAIMVNNADWLLKLNYVEFLRDVGRHFSVNRMLSFDSVKLRLDREQSLSFLEFNYMIMQGYDFTELNRRYGTVLQMGGSDQWGNIINGVDLNHRMGGEQLYALTTPLLTKASGEKMGKSASGAVWLNGDLFSPYDFWQYFRNTEDADVGKFLKIFTRLPLSEIAKLEALGGNEINEAKKVLATEVTAIVHGRAAAEQAASTAAATFETGGIDLSLPTATVSQADLADGIGILAALVTAGLAGSNGEARRHVQSGAVRVNDAVIEDDKLSIGGNALLPEGVIKLSVGKKRHALIKPV; this is translated from the coding sequence ATGACCAAGTTCAAATCCGATTTCCTGCGCGTGCTCGACGAGCGCGGCTTCATTCACCAGATTTCCGATCCCGAGGGGCTCGACGCGCTCGCGCTCAAGGGCCCGATATCAGGCTATGTCGGCTATGACGCGACGGCGACCTCGATCCATATCGGCAATCTGATCACCGTCACCATGCTCTACTGGCTGCAGGAAACCGGCCACAAGGCGATCAGCCTGATGGGCGGCGGTACCTCGATGGTGGGCGATCCCTCGTTCCGCGACGATCAGCGCAAGCTGCTGACGGTCGAGCAGATCGAGACCAATATTGCCAGCATCAAGAAGGTCTACGGCAATATCCTGAACTACGAGGGCTCCAATCCGGCCATCATGGTCAACAATGCCGATTGGCTGCTCAAGCTCAACTATGTCGAATTCCTGCGCGATGTGGGCCGCCACTTTTCGGTCAATCGCATGCTGAGCTTCGACTCAGTCAAGCTGCGGCTCGATCGCGAGCAGTCGCTGAGCTTTCTCGAATTCAACTACATGATCATGCAGGGTTATGATTTCACCGAGCTGAACCGGCGCTATGGCACCGTGTTGCAGATGGGCGGGTCGGACCAGTGGGGCAACATCATCAATGGTGTCGACCTCAATCACCGCATGGGCGGCGAGCAGCTCTATGCGCTGACCACCCCGCTTTTGACCAAGGCATCGGGCGAGAAGATGGGCAAGTCGGCCTCCGGCGCCGTCTGGCTCAATGGCGACCTCTTCAGCCCCTATGATTTCTGGCAATATTTCCGCAATACGGAAGACGCCGATGTCGGCAAATTCCTCAAGATCTTCACCCGCCTGCCGCTGAGCGAAATCGCCAAGCTCGAGGCCTTGGGCGGCAATGAAATCAACGAGGCCAAGAAGGTGCTGGCGACCGAGGTCACCGCGATCGTCCACGGGCGGGCGGCGGCCGAGCAGGCGGCATCGACCGCCGCGGCAACGTTCGAGACCGGCGGCATCGATCTATCATTGCCGACGGCGACGGTATCGCAGGCCGATCTGGCCGATGGTATCGGTATTCTCGCCGCCCTGGTGACCGCTGGCCTTGCCGGCTCCAATGGCGAAGCGCGCCGGCATGTCCAGTCGGGCGCCGTGCGGGTCAATGATGCCGTGATCGAAGACGACAAGCTCAGCATTGGCGGCAATGCCCTGCTGCCTGAGGGTGTCATCAAGCTTTCCGTGGGCAAGAAGCGCCATGCGCTGATCAAGCCGGTATAA
- a CDS encoding AsmA-like C-terminal domain-containing protein, protein MRHAAKVCVWVLGIPAVLSLLLYMVLLITPIRLPFGGDAVRALAQSAFPPTADLQLGQMALALENGVWPVIQLSPVMLTDAKTGAKVSIEAFEVGFSPARAVFGQPGATVTLVRPHVQVVQDLFGPRVTSFDLVDDPDGGPPIVRVNEGEDAFPAVDISQQGIDLRGAAQPVQMRSDNDWLIYNLEASEKGIADIVEHAAQGRFSKLVIRDGTVDMSDSVYGLFRRFENINLEIGPTPDRRNTHGRFSATLGGRTMSGSLSRTLDDAGGARLEADVTNIDFAAVLPFIDDPSSLAAIRGAGALSFDVQFAPEGKLIDGNFKIDATGLDLRIADSYFPIASSIMNINWAPEKGQFTLEESALQIGQSSARVSGVFALGLDSKFGPTTGIALKATDVRIQPGDMEAPAEPFDSMEFSGWSAPLYGALGIDRLIARKGAATIETTGRLDMLQKGLGVDLTLAGQGVSADDVKRLWPYIMNTESRDWFVANVTGGTVKNARMRFNFPVGTMSLEGEDKPIPKDALQIDMVGEGVTVTPTAEMAPIALEGETRLQIDDSNVTISAGGGQIATASGALKVTNPALVMDNSVLSERIIEVSGDLDGSIPALLALTREQQPQAIENTPLPLDLDALSGTVDAGLVVTVKLPDEDSGRPLNIDYVLNGTVAGFASAQPIKGHQIGNGQLAFSASQAGYQVGGTAEVNGMKVDVEILGTLESQPAFRLSTIVTAEDLAKLGFDASQFLGGSVRIVGQPMPDDSIQVAADLQDARLTIKDIGISKAAGTPGTLHANVKQNGEVTELGGIDLSFGSVHLQGGVKYHATEGLQSANFEQFALSAGDNAQLALAPRDGGYSVQIRGAQLDLRPMLKQFFGLGEGTGGVQSTFNQTIALDARLDRALGYYATTAFNMNLDLLLRGSDLRRVGMSAQFSDGNAVSVTTNPTPDGRTMSVAFNDAGTILRLLGVYSQLAGGEGSLVLNTFNQQKLDVGQLLMRRFAIVDEANVAQVLGNHSDSRAAIARQNRLDFDNAKVDFVRRSDRVEVTNAVLSGSTVGGTLRGFIYTQQRQYDLTGTYVPLFGLNSAFQKIPIIGPLLGGREGEGLLGVTFSVTGALSSPVFRINPLSALAPGALRELFEFRANEQPRVE, encoded by the coding sequence GTGCGCCATGCAGCCAAAGTCTGCGTCTGGGTGCTGGGCATTCCTGCCGTCCTGTCGCTGTTGCTCTACATGGTCCTGCTGATCACGCCGATCCGGCTGCCCTTCGGCGGCGATGCCGTGCGCGCCCTGGCGCAATCGGCCTTCCCGCCGACAGCCGATCTGCAACTGGGGCAGATGGCGCTGGCCCTCGAAAATGGCGTCTGGCCCGTCATTCAACTTTCGCCCGTCATGCTCACCGACGCCAAGACGGGGGCGAAGGTATCGATCGAGGCCTTTGAGGTCGGCTTCTCGCCGGCCCGGGCGGTCTTCGGCCAGCCTGGCGCCACCGTTACGCTGGTTCGTCCCCACGTGCAGGTGGTGCAGGACCTGTTCGGGCCGCGTGTAACCAGCTTTGATCTGGTGGATGACCCCGATGGCGGCCCCCCCATCGTGCGGGTCAACGAGGGGGAAGATGCTTTCCCTGCCGTCGATATTTCCCAGCAGGGCATCGATCTGCGCGGCGCCGCGCAACCGGTGCAGATGCGCTCGGACAATGATTGGCTGATCTACAATCTGGAAGCCAGCGAGAAGGGCATTGCCGACATTGTCGAGCACGCGGCGCAAGGACGGTTCTCCAAGCTCGTAATCCGCGACGGCACCGTGGATATGAGCGATAGCGTCTATGGCCTTTTCCGGCGTTTCGAAAACATCAATCTCGAAATCGGCCCCACGCCCGACCGCCGCAATACCCATGGCCGGTTTTCCGCCACGCTGGGCGGGCGCACCATGTCGGGCAGCTTGTCCCGAACGCTGGATGACGCCGGCGGGGCACGGCTCGAGGCAGATGTCACCAATATCGACTTTGCCGCCGTGCTGCCCTTTATCGACGACCCATCCAGCCTGGCGGCCATCCGTGGCGCCGGGGCGCTGTCTTTTGATGTGCAGTTTGCGCCGGAAGGCAAGCTGATCGACGGCAATTTCAAGATCGACGCAACCGGTCTCGACCTGCGCATTGCCGATTCTTACTTTCCTATTGCCAGCTCCATCATGAATATCAACTGGGCGCCGGAAAAGGGGCAGTTCACCCTCGAAGAAAGCGCTTTGCAGATCGGGCAGAGCTCGGCGCGCGTCTCGGGCGTCTTCGCTCTTGGCCTGGATTCCAAATTCGGTCCAACCACCGGCATAGCCCTCAAGGCCACCGATGTCCGTATCCAGCCCGGCGATATGGAAGCGCCGGCCGAACCATTCGACAGCATGGAATTTTCCGGCTGGTCGGCGCCGCTCTACGGGGCATTGGGCATAGATCGCCTCATCGCCCGCAAAGGCGCCGCGACGATCGAAACGACCGGCCGGCTCGACATGCTGCAAAAGGGGCTGGGTGTCGATTTGACACTGGCCGGGCAGGGCGTCAGCGCCGACGATGTGAAACGGCTCTGGCCCTATATAATGAATACGGAGAGCCGCGACTGGTTCGTCGCCAATGTCACCGGCGGTACGGTCAAGAACGCCCGCATGCGTTTCAACTTCCCCGTCGGCACCATGTCGCTGGAGGGGGAAGACAAGCCGATCCCCAAGGACGCGCTGCAAATCGATATGGTTGGGGAGGGGGTCACGGTCACGCCCACCGCCGAGATGGCTCCGATCGCCCTGGAAGGGGAAACCCGGCTGCAGATCGACGACAGCAATGTCACCATATCGGCCGGCGGCGGCCAGATCGCCACGGCTTCCGGCGCCCTCAAGGTGACCAATCCGGCCCTGGTCATGGACAATTCCGTGTTGTCGGAACGCATAATCGAGGTCTCCGGCGACCTTGATGGCTCCATTCCGGCGCTGTTGGCCCTCACCCGGGAACAACAGCCCCAGGCCATCGAGAATACGCCGCTGCCGCTCGATCTCGATGCGCTGAGCGGCACTGTCGATGCCGGGCTGGTCGTAACGGTCAAATTGCCCGACGAGGACAGCGGCCGGCCATTGAATATCGACTACGTGCTCAATGGCACTGTAGCCGGCTTTGCCAGCGCGCAGCCCATCAAGGGGCATCAGATCGGCAACGGCCAATTGGCTTTCAGTGCGTCCCAGGCCGGTTACCAGGTTGGCGGCACGGCCGAGGTCAACGGCATGAAGGTTGACGTTGAGATATTGGGGACGCTGGAGAGCCAGCCCGCCTTCCGCCTCTCGACAATCGTAACCGCCGAGGATCTGGCCAAGCTGGGCTTCGATGCTTCGCAATTCCTGGGCGGCTCGGTGCGCATCGTCGGCCAGCCCATGCCCGATGACTCGATCCAGGTCGCAGCCGATCTGCAGGATGCCCGGCTCACCATCAAGGATATCGGCATCAGCAAGGCGGCGGGGACACCGGGGACCCTGCACGCCAACGTCAAGCAGAACGGCGAGGTCACCGAACTGGGCGGCATCGATCTGTCATTCGGCTCGGTGCATCTGCAGGGGGGCGTCAAATACCACGCCACCGAGGGCCTCCAATCGGCCAATTTCGAGCAATTCGCGCTTAGTGCAGGCGATAATGCGCAACTGGCACTGGCGCCGCGCGATGGCGGATATTCCGTACAGATACGGGGGGCTCAGCTCGATCTGCGGCCGATGCTCAAGCAGTTCTTCGGGTTGGGCGAGGGCACCGGCGGCGTGCAATCCACCTTCAATCAAACGATCGCGCTCGACGCGCGGCTGGATCGCGCCCTCGGCTATTATGCGACCACGGCCTTTAACATGAATCTTGATCTGCTGCTGCGCGGCAGTGACCTGCGCCGCGTCGGCATGTCGGCTCAGTTCAGCGACGGCAACGCTGTGTCTGTCACGACCAATCCGACGCCGGACGGCCGCACCATGTCGGTGGCCTTCAACGACGCCGGCACGATATTGCGCCTTTTGGGCGTTTATTCACAGCTGGCGGGCGGGGAGGGCAGCCTGGTCCTCAATACTTTCAATCAGCAGAAGCTTGATGTCGGACAGCTATTGATGCGCCGCTTTGCCATTGTCGACGAAGCCAATGTGGCCCAGGTGCTCGGCAATCACTCGGACTCCCGCGCCGCGATCGCGCGGCAGAACCGGCTCGATTTCGACAATGCCAAGGTGGATTTCGTTCGCCGCTCCGACCGCGTCGAAGTGACGAACGCCGTGCTGAGCGGCAGCACGGTTGGCGGCACCCTGCGCGGCTTCATCTATACCCAGCAGCGTCAATATGATCTGACGGGAACCTATGTGCCCCTGTTCGGCCTCAACAGCGCTTTTCAGAAGATTCCGATTATCGGCCCGCTCCTGGGCGGCCGGGAGGGCGAAGGGCTGCTGGGGGTGACGTTCTCCGTCACCGGCGCGCTATCCAGCCCGGTATTCCGTATCAATCCCCTGTCGGCCCTGGCGCCCGGAGCACTGCGTGAACTCTTCGAGTTCCGCGCCAACGAACAGCCTCGCGTGGAATAG
- a CDS encoding peroxiredoxin codes for MTELQEGDLAPTFTLPVDDGSTFDLARHAGRPVVLYFYPEDDSGGCVNENQEFSALSPEFTKRGAVLVGISPDDLASHVKFRAKYDLAVPLAADPEHKAIEAFGLWKLKKLYGREFMGLIRTSFIIGADGRIARIIRATRIVGHAQKMLEALDAHLAAK; via the coding sequence ATGACCGAACTGCAAGAGGGCGACCTCGCACCAACTTTTACTTTGCCAGTGGATGATGGTTCGACCTTCGATCTGGCGCGCCATGCCGGCAGGCCTGTTGTCCTCTATTTTTATCCTGAAGACGACTCGGGCGGGTGCGTCAATGAGAACCAAGAATTTTCGGCGCTGTCCCCTGAATTTACCAAGCGCGGCGCGGTTTTAGTGGGCATATCGCCAGACGATCTGGCCAGTCATGTCAAGTTTCGCGCCAAGTATGACCTGGCCGTACCCTTGGCGGCGGACCCCGAGCACAAGGCCATCGAGGCTTTCGGGCTGTGGAAGCTGAAAAAACTCTATGGACGCGAGTTTATGGGGCTGATCCGCACCTCGTTCATCATCGGCGCCGACGGTCGCATCGCCCGGATCATCCGTGCGACGCGGATCGTAGGGCATGCGCAAAAAATGCTGGAAGCGCTGGACGCCCATCTCGCCGCAAAGTAG
- a CDS encoding M23 family metallopeptidase, translating into MRYSASFGGPATPAPAPRQGVRPALFYGMFATLLCANALTATAFVFSSDIAKLWNRQDDQVVAAYEDRIAQLRVEVDRLHSRSYAQAGDINLQLQELSQQQEVLLEQHQLVKVLVDKAGQLGIDSAALPTATGAPDIAPLAMNSGNAEIDATATAISQMMGETQFAMTSIAETATQRTRNIVTELTGLGIRVDLPSEDADGVGGPLLAAVDGADASSPMIDDANAVMAALVRYKAARDTIDTAPVHMPISGSFRQSSGFGNRTDPFTGRRAFHSGLDFAATSGTIVLSAGAGVVSFVGQQSGYGNVVEVTHANGLITRYAHLSGFLSEVGQRVNTGSPIAKVGSTGRSTGPHLHFEVRRDDMAINPKTFIEAGKRLTALLG; encoded by the coding sequence TTGCGTTATTCAGCCAGTTTTGGCGGTCCCGCCACTCCCGCTCCGGCGCCGCGCCAGGGTGTCCGCCCTGCCCTTTTCTACGGCATGTTCGCCACCCTGCTCTGTGCCAATGCGCTGACGGCTACCGCCTTTGTGTTTTCGAGTGACATCGCCAAACTGTGGAACCGGCAGGACGACCAGGTTGTCGCAGCCTATGAGGACCGCATCGCGCAATTGCGCGTCGAGGTCGACCGCCTGCATTCGCGCAGTTACGCGCAGGCGGGTGATATCAATCTTCAGTTGCAGGAATTGTCGCAGCAGCAGGAAGTGCTGCTCGAGCAGCATCAGCTGGTGAAGGTTCTGGTCGATAAGGCCGGGCAATTGGGAATCGATAGCGCAGCGCTACCCACAGCGACCGGTGCCCCGGACATCGCGCCCCTGGCGATGAACAGCGGCAATGCCGAAATCGATGCGACAGCCACGGCGATCTCGCAGATGATGGGCGAAACCCAGTTCGCCATGACCTCGATTGCCGAAACGGCAACGCAGCGGACGCGCAATATCGTGACCGAGCTGACGGGGTTGGGCATTCGCGTGGACTTGCCCAGCGAGGACGCAGACGGGGTTGGCGGCCCGCTTCTGGCGGCGGTGGATGGCGCCGACGCTTCTTCGCCAATGATCGACGATGCAAACGCGGTGATGGCCGCGCTGGTGCGCTACAAGGCAGCCCGCGACACCATCGATACCGCACCGGTCCACATGCCGATTTCAGGCAGTTTCCGGCAGAGTTCGGGCTTCGGCAATCGCACCGATCCCTTTACTGGCCGGCGGGCGTTTCATTCGGGTCTCGACTTTGCCGCGACCAGCGGCACCATCGTCTTGAGTGCGGGCGCCGGCGTCGTCAGCTTTGTCGGGCAGCAGTCAGGCTATGGCAATGTGGTGGAGGTGACCCATGCCAATGGGCTCATTACCCGCTACGCCCATTTGTCGGGCTTTCTGAGCGAGGTCGGGCAGCGGGTGAACACCGGCAGCCCGATCGCCAAAGTGGGCTCTACCGGCCGCTCGACCGGCCCGCACCTGCATTTCGAAGTGCGCCGGGACGACATGGCCATCAATCCCAAGACCTTTATCGAGGCGGGCAAGCGGCTGACGGCCCTGCTCGGCTGA
- the prfB gene encoding peptide chain release factor 2 (programmed frameshift) gives MRTEIEKTVAEIEQVLTLLRRHLDWDTAEVRLDALNAQTESPDFWNDPEKARTAMRERDELDVAVKAVRELEAGIRDNSELIEMGEAEGDAGIVKDAEDSLIELKQTARRRQIETLLSGEVDANDCYVEIHSGAGGTESQDWANMLLRMYTRWAERRKMKVEVLEMHDGEEAGIKSATILVKGHNAYGWLKTESGVHRLVRISPYDSAARRHTSFSSCWVYPVVDDSIEIEIRESDLKIDTYRASGAGGQHVNTTDSAIRITHMPSGIIVACQQERSQHKNRATAMAMLKSRLYEAELQKREEAANAQAASKTDIGWGHQIRSYVLQPYQMVKDLRTGVESGQPSVVLDGDLDEFMEAALAQRVGVATDVAEAE, from the exons ATGCGTACGGAAATCGAAAAGACCGTCGCCGAAATCGAGCAGGTTCTGACCCTGCTGAGGAGGCATCTT GACTGGGATACTGCAGAAGTCCGTCTCGACGCGCTGAATGCGCAAACTGAATCCCCCGATTTCTGGAATGATCCGGAAAAAGCCCGCACTGCCATGCGCGAGCGCGACGAGCTCGACGTTGCCGTCAAGGCCGTGCGTGAGCTCGAAGCCGGAATTCGCGACAATTCCGAGCTGATCGAAATGGGTGAGGCCGAAGGCGACGCCGGTATCGTCAAGGACGCCGAAGACTCGCTGATCGAGCTCAAGCAGACGGCTCGCCGCCGGCAGATCGAAACGCTGCTATCGGGCGAAGTCGACGCCAATGACTGCTATGTCGAAATCCACTCCGGCGCCGGTGGCACCGAGAGCCAGGATTGGGCGAATATGCTGCTGCGCATGTATACGCGCTGGGCCGAACGGCGGAAGATGAAGGTCGAAGTGCTCGAAATGCATGACGGCGAAGAAGCCGGCATCAAGTCCGCCACCATCCTGGTCAAGGGGCACAATGCCTATGGCTGGCTCAAGACCGAGAGTGGCGTGCACCGGCTGGTCCGCATCAGCCCCTATGACTCGGCTGCCCGCCGGCATACGAGCTTTTCGAGCTGCTGGGTCTATCCCGTGGTCGATGATTCCATCGAGATCGAGATTCGCGAGTCCGATCTCAAGATCGACACCTATAGGGCCTCGGGCGCCGGTGGCCAGCACGTCAATACGACCGACTCGGCCATCCGCATTACGCACATGCCGTCCGGCATCATCGTGGCCTGTCAGCAGGAACGCAGCCAGCACAAGAACCGCGCCACCGCCATGGCCATGCTGAAATCGCGTCTCTACGAAGCCGAGTTGCAGAAGCGCGAAGAGGCGGCCAATGCCCAGGCGGCCAGCAAGACCGATATCGGCTGGGGTCACCAGATCCGCTCCTACGTGCTGCAGCCCTACCAGATGGTCAAGGACCTGCGCACCGGCGTCGAAAGCGGCCAGCCCTCCGTCGTGCTGGATGGCGATCTCGACGAGTTCATGGAAGCAGCCCTGGCCCAGCGCGTCGGTGTCGCCACCGACGTAGCGGAAGCCGAATAA
- a CDS encoding peptide deformylase produces the protein MPDFVVYPHAALNRPAKPRPVDGAMLQAGQRLLAAAKDALAYGLAAAHLGETEPLVVISMTDDPAQRDYRVLFNPQVVAVAEETASGVEGSVSLPGIELAVTRPVDAEIAYDDPDGVSHRLHLDGFVARVALHEIDQMNGVFFLARVSRLKRDAALRKFEKSRRA, from the coding sequence GTGCCCGATTTCGTTGTCTATCCGCATGCCGCACTGAACCGGCCGGCCAAGCCCCGCCCGGTCGATGGGGCTATGCTGCAAGCAGGCCAGCGCTTGTTGGCGGCAGCAAAGGATGCCTTGGCCTATGGTCTTGCGGCGGCCCATCTCGGCGAGACCGAGCCTCTCGTCGTCATCTCCATGACGGACGATCCGGCGCAGCGCGACTATCGCGTTCTGTTTAATCCGCAAGTCGTTGCCGTTGCTGAAGAAACGGCGAGCGGCGTGGAAGGCTCCGTGTCCCTTCCGGGCATCGAGCTGGCGGTTACACGTCCAGTCGACGCCGAAATTGCCTATGACGACCCCGATGGTGTCAGCCACCGTCTCCACCTCGACGGCTTTGTCGCGCGGGTGGCCCTGCATGAAATTGACCAGATGAACGGCGTTTTCTTCCTCGCGCGCGTTTCGCGGCTCAAGCGCGACGCTGCGTTGCGCAAGTTCGAGAAGAGCCGGCGGGCATAA
- a CDS encoding penicillin-binding protein 1A: MLRLLGWIFGFGMFLALAGVAGGAFYLTTVSAALPDYTVLKDYQPPVTTRVHAADGTLLAEFARERRLFQPIETVPPLVVQAFLSAEDKDFYSHGGIAVDGVFRAVRDNLMARMDGNSAIQGGGSSITQQVAKNFLLTTEQTWDRKIQEALLAVRIESTFSKDRILELYLNEIFLGLNSYGVAAAALNYFDKALYQLDLAEAAYIAALPKGPNNYHPFRRPQAAIERRNWVIDRMVENGYATAEEAALAKEEPLNVVPRAGGSQLYAAEYFTEEVRRELAKLYGEDQLYGGGLSVRTTLDPKLQEYARRSLMDGLIAYDHTRGFREPVASIEIGEDWGVDVSKIRPLSDVPEWQLAVVLEMNGNEAHIGLRPASAVDGAVGQDRVEGTLSGPEVKWVSRSLSDILKVGDVVYVSPVSGKTGIYTLEQVPEIEGALVAMDPRTGRVLAMVGGFSFAESEFNRATQALRQPGSSFKPIVYAAALDNGYTPASVVLDAPVEIRNADGSIWRPENYAQQFYGPQTLRRGIERSRNVMTVRLAKDIGMPLVAEYARLFGVYDSMQPVLAMALGAGETTDMRMTAAYATIANGGRKIVPTLIDRIQDRYGVTVYRHDQRICEGCVADAWQGQGEPRIVDNREQVLDPMTAYQITSMMEGVVQRGTGTAAKVLNRPVAGKTGTTNDYKDAWFVGFTPELAVGVYVGYDQPRSMGSSVTGGTFATPIFTEFMQKALAGTPATPFNVPPGMTTAWINPNSGVQAYSGEGGGIEESFKPGTGPNLATSVIGLGVNAADAVQRQQQMQQQYGSGYMAQPTADNAYVDPNAGRGGLF, from the coding sequence ATGCTGCGTTTGCTCGGCTGGATTTTTGGCTTTGGAATGTTCTTGGCGCTGGCCGGCGTGGCTGGCGGCGCTTTCTACCTGACGACGGTTTCGGCCGCGCTGCCGGACTACACCGTTCTCAAGGACTACCAGCCTCCGGTGACGACCCGCGTTCACGCTGCCGACGGTACGCTGCTGGCCGAGTTCGCGCGCGAACGGCGCCTGTTCCAGCCGATCGAAACCGTGCCGCCGCTGGTTGTCCAGGCTTTCCTCTCGGCCGAAGACAAGGACTTCTATAGCCACGGTGGCATCGCCGTCGACGGTGTGTTCCGGGCTGTCCGTGACAATCTCATGGCACGGATGGACGGTAACTCGGCGATTCAAGGTGGCGGTTCATCCATTACCCAGCAAGTGGCCAAGAACTTCCTGCTGACCACCGAGCAGACCTGGGATCGTAAGATCCAGGAAGCCCTGCTGGCGGTCCGCATTGAATCCACCTTCTCCAAGGACCGGATTCTGGAGCTCTATCTCAACGAGATTTTCCTCGGGCTCAACTCCTATGGCGTTGCCGCCGCGGCGCTCAACTATTTCGACAAGGCGCTCTACCAGCTCGATCTGGCCGAAGCCGCCTATATCGCGGCGCTTCCCAAGGGCCCCAATAATTACCACCCGTTCCGCCGCCCGCAGGCCGCCATCGAGCGCCGCAACTGGGTGATCGATCGCATGGTTGAAAATGGCTATGCGACTGCCGAAGAGGCGGCCCTGGCCAAGGAAGAGCCGCTCAATGTCGTGCCCCGCGCCGGCGGCAGCCAGCTCTATGCCGCCGAATATTTTACCGAGGAAGTCCGCCGCGAACTGGCCAAGCTTTATGGCGAAGACCAGCTCTATGGCGGCGGCCTTTCGGTGCGCACCACATTGGACCCCAAGCTGCAGGAATATGCCCGCCGCTCGCTGATGGATGGGCTGATCGCCTATGATCATACCCGGGGCTTCCGCGAGCCGGTGGCCAGCATCGAGATCGGGGAGGATTGGGGCGTCGACGTTTCCAAGATCAGGCCGCTCAGCGATGTGCCCGAATGGCAATTGGCCGTTGTGCTGGAGATGAATGGCAACGAGGCCCATATCGGTCTTCGGCCCGCGTCTGCCGTCGATGGCGCCGTTGGCCAGGACCGCGTTGAGGGAACCCTTTCAGGCCCCGAAGTCAAATGGGTCTCCAGGTCGCTGTCGGACATCCTCAAAGTGGGCGACGTGGTCTATGTATCGCCGGTCAGCGGCAAGACGGGCATTTATACCCTGGAACAGGTTCCCGAAATCGAGGGCGCCCTGGTTGCCATGGACCCGCGCACCGGTCGCGTTCTGGCCATGGTGGGGGGCTTCTCCTTCGCCGAATCCGAGTTCAACCGGGCGACCCAGGCGCTGCGCCAGCCCGGCTCATCCTTCAAGCCGATCGTTTACGCTGCCGCGCTCGACAACGGCTATACCCCGGCCTCGGTGGTGCTCGACGCGCCCGTCGAAATCCGCAATGCCGATGGCTCCATCTGGCGGCCGGAAAACTATGCCCAGCAATTCTATGGTCCGCAAACCCTGCGGCGCGGCATCGAGCGCAGCCGCAACGTGATGACGGTGCGGCTTGCCAAGGATATCGGCATGCCGCTGGTGGCCGAATATGCCCGGCTGTTCGGCGTCTATGACAGCATGCAGCCTGTGCTGGCCATGGCGCTCGGTGCCGGCGAAACCACCGATATGCGGATGACGGCGGCCTATGCCACCATCGCCAATGGCGGCCGCAAGATCGTGCCGACCTTGATCGACCGCATCCAGGATCGCTATGGCGTTACGGTCTATCGCCACGATCAGCGGATCTGCGAGGGCTGCGTTGCCGACGCCTGGCAGGGGCAGGGCGAACCTCGCATCGTCGATAACCGCGAGCAGGTGCTCGACCCGATGACCGCCTATCAGATCACCTCGATGATGGAAGGCGTGGTGCAGCGGGGCACCGGCACCGCCGCCAAGGTGCTCAACCGCCCGGTCGCTGGCAAAACCGGCACCACCAATGATTATAAGGACGCCTGGTTTGTCGGCTTCACGCCGGAACTCGCCGTGGGCGTCTATGTCGGTTACGACCAGCCGCGTTCCATGGGCAGTTCCGTCACCGGCGGCACGTTCGCAACCCCGATCTTCACCGAATTCATGCAAAAGGCCCTGGCCGGAACGCCGGCGACGCCGTTCAATGTGCCCCCAGGCATGACGACGGCATGGATCAATCCCAATTCCGGTGTGCAGGCCTATAGCGGTGAAGGCGGGGGTATTGAAGAATCCTTCAAGCCCGGCACCGGACCCAATCTGGCAACCTCGGTAATCGGGCTGGGCGTCAATGCCGCCGATGCCGTCCAGCGGCAGCAACAGATGCAGCAGCAATACGGCAGCGGCTACATGGCCCAGCCGACAGCCGATAACGCCTATGTTGACCCTAATGCCGGACGTGGCGGCCTGTTCTAG